In the genome of Syntrophales bacterium, one region contains:
- the ftsY gene encoding signal recognition particle-docking protein FtsY, which produces MLSEKKGFIDRLKQGLEKTRKLLFTDINEILFRNRKIDQSLYDELEEILIKADIGPALTFELIDRVKDHVRRKEIISANELIPVLKEIMRDILIRCEEPLVIPDNVLYTIMVVGVNGTGKTTTIAKLAHEFKQKGKSVMLVAADTFRAAAIEQLDMWSKRVGVAMISQKVNADPAAVIYDGLQAAKARGINIVIVDTAGRLHTKVNLMEELKKIRRIMARELPGAPHEVLLVIDATTGQNGIVQARTFKEEAGVTGIALTKLDGTAKGGVILRIASELRIPIRYIGIGEGLDDLRPFSAREFVDALFEEKESGE; this is translated from the coding sequence ATGTTGAGTGAAAAAAAAGGTTTCATTGATCGTTTGAAGCAGGGTCTTGAAAAGACCCGCAAATTACTTTTCACAGATATAAACGAAATCCTGTTCAGAAATAGGAAGATCGATCAGAGCCTCTACGATGAATTAGAGGAGATTCTGATTAAGGCTGATATCGGTCCTGCCTTAACTTTTGAACTCATAGATAGAGTGAAAGATCACGTAAGAAGGAAAGAAATAATCAGTGCAAATGAGCTTATACCGGTTTTAAAAGAAATAATGAGGGATATACTTATTAGGTGTGAAGAACCATTGGTTATCCCTGATAACGTTCTCTATACGATCATGGTAGTTGGGGTAAATGGAACGGGAAAGACAACAACGATAGCCAAACTTGCCCATGAGTTCAAACAGAAAGGGAAGTCTGTGATGCTTGTGGCTGCCGATACCTTTAGAGCCGCTGCGATCGAGCAGCTGGATATGTGGAGCAAAAGGGTAGGCGTAGCCATGATAAGTCAAAAAGTCAATGCCGATCCTGCGGCGGTGATTTATGATGGTTTGCAGGCGGCAAAGGCAAGAGGTATAAACATCGTAATAGTTGATACAGCGGGACGTCTTCATACAAAAGTTAATTTAATGGAGGAGCTCAAGAAAATAAGGCGTATCATGGCAAGGGAACTTCCCGGAGCACCCCATGAGGTATTACTCGTTATTGATGCAACAACCGGTCAAAATGGCATTGTACAGGCTCGAACGTTCAAAGAGGAGGCAGGTGTTACAGGTATTGCCCTTACGAAGCTTGATGGAACGGCGAAAGGAGGAGTTATTCTTCGCATTGCCAGTGAACTGCGAATACCGATTCGGTACATTGGTATAGGTGAGGGATTGGATGATCTCAGGCCTTTTAGTGCTCGCGAGTTTGTGGATGCCCTTTTTGAGGAGAAGGAAAGTGGAGAATGA
- the atpC gene encoding ATP synthase F1 subunit epsilon — protein sequence MADDLLLELVTPEKLAFSGKVEEVTIPGSEGEFGVLRGHAALLSAVQVGELSFVHENKRYYYAVTTGYAEVLSGKVTVLVESAERSDTIDKDEVRKLKAELEAQLQKVSKEDPKFLKISEELKIAETRLKVAEKA from the coding sequence ATGGCCGATGATTTGTTATTAGAGCTCGTTACACCGGAGAAGCTTGCCTTTAGTGGGAAGGTGGAAGAGGTAACAATACCTGGATCTGAAGGAGAGTTCGGCGTACTGCGAGGTCACGCAGCCCTTTTGAGTGCCGTTCAGGTTGGTGAATTGAGCTTCGTACATGAGAATAAAAGATACTATTATGCCGTTACAACGGGATATGCAGAGGTACTGTCAGGTAAAGTGACAGTTCTAGTGGAATCTGCAGAAAGGTCTGATACAATCGACAAAGATGAGGTTCGTAAACTCAAAGCGGAACTTGAGGCACAGCTCCAGAAGGTCTCAAAGGAGGATCCAAAGTTTTTGAAAATATCTGAGGAATTGAAGATCGCGGAAACACGTCTCAAAGTTGCAGAAAAAGCATGA
- the moaA gene encoding GTP 3',8-cyclase MoaA — protein MKDRSGRKINYLRISVTDRCNLRCLYCMPEGELSVIPQKDILSYEEMLRVVKVAVKLGIRKVRVTGGEPLVRKRIDYFLKQLSTLEGLFEITMTTNGTLLGEFLDCLKWSGVSRVNVSLDSLDGDKYRFITGGGNLKDVLFGLYTAVTRGLFPLKVNVVMIRGFNDDEILDFVRFSNEVPCEIRFIELMPVCEIMNGYHEKFISIQEVMSVIKEHYNLELLPPTHDESSGPARRYRIKNQEGIVGFIGPMSDNFCENCNRIRLTADGYLRPCLFSDREVDVKRMLRSSSEDKEIAVAIEEAVRKKPQRGTQCHAQHQFSLPVGRPMCVIGG, from the coding sequence ATGAAGGACAGATCCGGCAGAAAGATAAACTACCTCAGGATTTCTGTTACCGATAGATGTAATTTGCGCTGTCTTTACTGTATGCCCGAGGGGGAACTATCCGTCATTCCCCAAAAGGATATCCTAAGCTATGAGGAAATGTTACGTGTTGTAAAAGTGGCGGTTAAGCTTGGTATACGTAAGGTTCGCGTAACGGGAGGAGAACCTCTGGTGAGGAAGAGGATAGACTACTTTTTAAAACAACTCTCCACGCTGGAGGGGCTTTTTGAGATTACAATGACCACCAACGGGACTCTACTAGGAGAATTTCTTGACTGTCTAAAGTGGTCTGGTGTGAGTCGAGTAAATGTGAGTCTCGACTCCCTGGATGGAGATAAATACCGTTTCATTACCGGTGGTGGAAATCTAAAAGATGTGTTGTTTGGGTTATACACAGCTGTGACACGGGGTTTGTTTCCACTTAAGGTTAATGTAGTGATGATTAGGGGATTCAATGATGATGAGATTCTTGATTTTGTTCGTTTTTCAAACGAAGTGCCTTGTGAGATTCGTTTCATTGAGCTCATGCCTGTCTGCGAGATAATGAATGGTTATCACGAGAAATTCATTTCCATTCAGGAAGTTATGAGCGTTATAAAAGAGCATTATAATCTAGAGCTCCTTCCTCCTACCCATGATGAGAGTAGTGGTCCTGCTCGAAGGTATAGAATAAAAAATCAGGAGGGCATCGTCGGTTTTATAGGTCCTATGAGTGATAATTTCTGTGAGAACTGCAACCGCATTAGACTTACGGCGGATGGGTATTTACGCCCTTGTCTCTTTTCAGATAGGGAGGTTGATGTCAAAAGGATGCTGCGGAGTAGTTCGGAGGATAAAGAAATAGCGGTAGCGATTGAGGAGGCGGTGAGAAAAAAGCCCCAAAGAGGGACACAATGCCATGCACAACACCAATTTTCCCTTCCGGTAGGACGACCTATGTGTGTCATAGGTGGGTAG
- the greA gene encoding transcription elongation factor GreA has protein sequence MRKVPITKEGYEKLKKELEYLKTVVMQENIRDIEAARAHGDLSENAEYTAAKERQAFIHSRIKELESNLSSVEVVDTSNLSTDKVVFGTTVSIEDVNTGEILSYKLVGPFESDISQNKISVTSPIGKALIGKTVGDTVVVQTPGGKKTIQILDICI, from the coding sequence ATGAGAAAAGTCCCGATCACAAAAGAAGGTTATGAGAAATTAAAAAAAGAATTGGAATATCTTAAAACTGTAGTCATGCAGGAAAACATTCGTGATATCGAAGCGGCGCGAGCGCACGGCGACCTATCTGAAAATGCCGAGTACACTGCCGCCAAAGAACGTCAAGCGTTCATACACAGTAGAATAAAAGAGTTGGAATCAAACCTATCTTCTGTAGAGGTAGTAGACACGAGCAACCTGAGCACCGATAAAGTCGTCTTCGGAACCACAGTTTCCATTGAAGATGTAAATACAGGAGAAATCCTTTCGTACAAACTAGTAGGCCCCTTTGAATCCGATATTAGCCAGAACAAAATATCTGTTACTTCGCCCATTGGTAAAGCTCTTATAGGCAAAACTGTTGGTGATACGGTTGTGGTGCAAACACCCGGCGGTAAAAAAACGATTCAAATTCTCGATATTTGTATATAA
- a CDS encoding DUF72 domain-containing protein gives MNHKIQIGTSGWNYNHWEGVFYPPGLPKKKWLPFYSQHFSTVEINATFYRQPKPSTFENWRNQTPEGFVWAVKANRFITHIKRLQEVKDPLAKFFTDASNLGEKFGPVLFQLPPSLMFKEDTLLRFLDNVVIYRHPCALEVRNKSWINERAFSIMEKYGVAFCISDTAGRYPYAEVITASFVYIRLHGSKKLYASSYTEDELHIWANKILEWQRETYVFFDNDFGGYAPMNASRLKEILAKKR, from the coding sequence ATGAATCATAAGATACAGATAGGCACTTCTGGATGGAATTATAACCACTGGGAAGGTGTATTTTATCCACCAGGGCTTCCCAAAAAGAAGTGGCTCCCGTTTTACAGTCAACATTTCTCCACAGTTGAAATAAACGCCACATTCTATAGACAACCAAAACCAAGCACATTTGAAAACTGGCGAAACCAAACACCTGAGGGATTCGTTTGGGCAGTGAAGGCAAATAGATTCATCACCCACATCAAACGTCTCCAGGAGGTGAAAGATCCACTGGCGAAGTTTTTCACTGATGCTAGCAATCTTGGAGAAAAGTTTGGTCCTGTTCTTTTTCAGTTACCCCCGAGTCTCATGTTCAAAGAGGATACTCTACTGCGTTTTTTGGATAACGTTGTGATATATAGGCATCCATGTGCATTGGAGGTGCGCAACAAAAGTTGGATAAACGAGAGAGCCTTCTCAATCATGGAAAAATACGGTGTCGCCTTCTGTATATCTGATACGGCGGGTAGATACCCCTATGCCGAGGTGATTACCGCAAGTTTCGTGTACATTCGTCTCCACGGATCTAAGAAACTGTACGCTTCAAGCTACACCGAGGATGAGTTGCACATCTGGGCAAATAAGATTTTAGAATGGCAAAGAGAAACTTACGTATTTTTCGATAACGACTTCGGCGGATATGCCCCAATGAACGCCTCAAGATTGAAAGAAATTCTGGCAAAAAAGCGGTAA
- the atpD gene encoding F0F1 ATP synthase subunit beta, with amino-acid sequence MNKNIGKVVQVIGPVVDVEFPEGHLPSIMNAILITNPAINDEEGNLVVEVAQHLGDNVVRCIAMDITDGLVRGMPAKDTGAPIMVPVGREILGRILNVVGRPVDELGPVDAKHWAPIHREAPSFLEQDTSVTVLETGIKVIDLLVPFPRGGKMGMFGGAGVGKTVVMMEMIHNIAMHHGGISVFAGVGERTREGNDLYLEMKQSGVIKQAALIYGQMTEPPGARARVALTALAAAEYFRDVEGQDVLLFIDNIFRFTQAGSEVSALLGRMPSAVGYQPTLATDLGELQERITSTTKGSITAVQCVYVPADDLTDPAPATTFAHLDGTVVLSRPIAELGIYPAVDPLDSTSRILDPRVVGEEHYQVARQVQMTLQKYKDLQDIIAILGMDELSEEDKLTVSRARKIQRFLSQPFFVASQFTGVEGKYVPVSETVRGFKEILEGKHDHLPEQAFYMVGTIDEAVEKAKRLME; translated from the coding sequence ATGAATAAGAATATAGGAAAGGTAGTACAGGTCATAGGACCCGTTGTAGACGTTGAGTTCCCGGAAGGCCATCTTCCGAGTATCATGAACGCTATATTGATTACAAACCCTGCAATAAATGATGAGGAAGGTAACCTCGTTGTGGAAGTTGCTCAGCATCTAGGTGACAATGTTGTTAGATGCATAGCTATGGACATCACTGATGGTCTTGTAAGGGGAATGCCGGCGAAGGACACAGGGGCCCCTATAATGGTACCCGTTGGCAGGGAAATTTTGGGGCGGATACTGAACGTAGTGGGAAGGCCAGTTGATGAGCTTGGTCCAGTAGATGCAAAGCACTGGGCACCTATCCATCGTGAAGCTCCCAGTTTCCTTGAACAGGATACGTCTGTTACAGTTCTTGAAACGGGCATCAAGGTTATAGACCTGCTTGTGCCTTTCCCTCGCGGCGGAAAAATGGGCATGTTTGGTGGTGCTGGGGTTGGCAAGACAGTTGTTATGATGGAGATGATCCACAATATCGCTATGCATCATGGAGGTATTTCAGTATTTGCCGGTGTGGGTGAAAGAACAAGGGAAGGAAATGACCTGTATCTGGAAATGAAACAATCGGGTGTTATAAAACAGGCAGCACTGATATATGGTCAAATGACAGAACCTCCGGGAGCGCGTGCACGCGTTGCTTTGACAGCATTGGCGGCGGCGGAGTATTTCCGGGATGTGGAAGGGCAGGATGTGCTTCTATTCATCGATAATATTTTCCGTTTTACTCAGGCGGGATCTGAAGTTTCGGCTCTCTTGGGGCGAATGCCCTCTGCCGTTGGTTACCAGCCTACCTTGGCGACGGACTTAGGTGAACTTCAGGAGCGTATTACCTCAACGACAAAAGGCTCTATTACAGCAGTGCAGTGTGTTTACGTCCCCGCAGATGACTTAACGGACCCAGCGCCTGCTACAACTTTTGCTCATCTCGATGGAACGGTTGTTCTTTCGCGCCCAATCGCAGAGCTGGGTATCTATCCTGCGGTTGATCCTTTAGATTCAACTTCCCGTATTTTGGATCCCCGTGTTGTCGGTGAAGAGCACTACCAGGTTGCACGTCAAGTGCAGATGACCCTGCAGAAGTACAAGGATCTTCAGGATATCATTGCCATTCTTGGAATGGATGAGCTTTCCGAGGAGGACAAGTTGACGGTTAGCAGGGCTAGAAAGATCCAGCGATTCTTATCACAGCCATTCTTCGTGGCGTCTCAGTTTACGGGTGTGGAAGGAAAGTATGTGCCGGTAAGTGAGACTGTTAGGGGATTTAAGGAGATACTCGAAGGTAAACACGATCATCTGCCGGAACAGGCCTTTTATATGGTTGGTACAATCGATGAAGCTGTAGAAAAGGCAAAGAGGTTGATGGAGTAG
- a CDS encoding DUF2007 domain-containing protein: MSVRIHDMDEQRWVYIYTASGMLEASIITGRLESEGIPTRLKYDAAGPIYGITIDGLGEVKIFVSETDEARAKDILLKSFEEGEIPWDTPSE; this comes from the coding sequence ATGAGTGTAAGGATCCATGATATGGATGAACAGCGTTGGGTATACATATACACAGCATCTGGTATGTTAGAAGCCAGTATCATCACTGGCAGACTAGAATCAGAGGGAATTCCTACAAGGTTAAAATACGACGCTGCAGGTCCCATTTATGGTATAACAATAGATGGCCTCGGTGAAGTTAAAATCTTTGTCTCAGAGACAGATGAAGCCCGCGCTAAAGATATTCTGCTCAAATCTTTTGAGGAGGGAGAAATTCCGTGGGATACTCCGTCCGAATGA
- the amrS gene encoding AmmeMemoRadiSam system radical SAM enzyme, with the protein MHEAMLYERGENKEIRCNLCAHRCRISLGRRGVCGVRENVDGTLYSLVYGKLIAENVDPIEKKPLFHIYPGSRSYSIATVGCNFRCLFCQNADISQMPRETGEIMGRKATPEEVVERAIRSGSRTVAYTYTEPTVFFEFAFDVATYAAKRGLKNVFVTNGYMTHEALETIAPVLHGANVDLKSFQEEFYIKQCGAKLSPVLDSLKKMKELGIWVEVTTLIIPGLNDSKEELRKIAEFVLSLGRETPWHVSRFYPRYKVLDKHPTPIETVYKALKIGRDVGLKYVYSGNIPGGEGEDTFCANCGKTLVSRYGYLIKGYYVKDGRCSYCGETLDGIF; encoded by the coding sequence ATGCACGAAGCAATGTTGTACGAGAGAGGGGAAAATAAAGAGATTAGGTGTAATTTATGTGCCCATAGGTGTAGGATAAGTTTAGGACGACGCGGTGTGTGTGGGGTAAGGGAGAATGTGGATGGGACACTTTACTCACTCGTATACGGTAAGCTGATTGCAGAGAACGTTGATCCAATCGAGAAGAAACCACTCTTTCACATTTATCCAGGCTCACGTTCTTATTCCATTGCGACCGTGGGGTGCAATTTTCGTTGCCTCTTTTGTCAGAATGCTGACATTTCCCAGATGCCACGGGAAACCGGTGAAATTATGGGGAGAAAGGCAACACCTGAAGAGGTTGTGGAAAGGGCCATCCGTTCAGGATCTCGTACAGTTGCCTATACTTATACCGAGCCCACAGTATTTTTTGAATTCGCCTTTGATGTGGCTACATACGCCGCCAAAAGAGGTTTGAAAAACGTTTTCGTCACCAACGGCTATATGACTCATGAGGCACTGGAAACAATCGCTCCTGTTCTTCATGGTGCAAATGTGGATCTTAAGTCTTTTCAGGAGGAATTTTACATCAAACAGTGCGGAGCTAAATTATCACCCGTACTGGATTCTCTCAAAAAGATGAAAGAACTTGGCATCTGGGTGGAAGTGACTACTCTGATCATACCAGGTTTGAACGACAGTAAAGAAGAACTCAGAAAAATTGCGGAGTTTGTTCTGAGTCTTGGAAGGGAAACACCCTGGCATGTAAGCCGTTTCTATCCCCGTTACAAGGTGTTGGATAAGCATCCCACCCCTATAGAAACCGTGTATAAAGCCCTTAAAATAGGCAGGGATGTGGGGCTTAAGTACGTGTACAGCGGAAACATCCCCGGTGGCGAGGGAGAGGATACTTTCTGTGCTAACTGTGGCAAAACCCTCGTATCACGATATGGATACTTAATAAAAGGGTACTATGTGAAGGATGGTCGTTGTTCGTACTGTGGAGAAACACTGGACGGTATTTTTTAA
- the smc gene encoding chromosome segregation protein SMC — protein MRLTRIEIFGFKSFRDRVIFDFPGGITAIVGPNGAGKSNFVDALRWVMGEQRIRSLRGKSMQDVLFAGTDQMQPSNLAEVSIILNRRPDFSFPSPYESCDEVMITRRLYRDGESEYEINRVSCRLSDVREFFMGTGVGSRSYAVIEQNNIFDLVEARPEDRRYFIEEAAGISKYKSRREEAMRKMEAAKQNLLRVNDVLKEVKTNLNSLKRQARRAEQFRSLKNAVRENEILLARYVNGELLASKMELLKELEVLTEKVEGLEIQLNQIELIREEGKIKLIDLEGRRELFEKDLFNFKHQIELKEKEIEYSESKIEELIRDRERWVSVSLKGKERLEIIEKNILEWNERIANIEMELSMKRKNIEKLEYEVRKWREEEWKIRKMIDEKKKQYVDIVAERARLKNMILMFNRTLDEMEKRLNREKEELSKHDLQLQELKKKESAILKELQDWEKRVLELQSMKDETSEKEKDLKTVTEKLDLILAELKDEFGHKSTRLNSLREFHDSYAWCNEATRNLLKINNQESSLCFLGLVADFISVPPPYERAVEAVLGEKLGYVIVKNPEDGVSAIELLKRQALGRTTFVPLELRIRKSVDQSSECLEGVVKLINFVDVREEFRPVVEFLLGDVILIPDLRSGLNLWRQNGFRGTFVTPDGDLITSSGLLSGGSAGANERYPLKDRREMRELELSVQDLRATIDSLTEKRRLIKEEQDNCHVTLARISEELHGIEIKCSGLRKDLEKVHEDLRRAERAQLVGRLNVEQLLQDKMGYVDQKKNAEGHLAKIQEEVEFFDGELTSMESHLDEIVRTIHDNERNLTEEKVQLVKIEGNLKTAIRERELQLRDKKKILESVSEGEKQMIYLDERISEIKRKIAEDKKFIVETHASYLNAEKNLQLLLEELNELRGKQNDLEQEIKSIRAKRDEKTEELRNVKVELDRIKSQSDALRRMIGDKYGVDISKDDRIVSLESEEVERIEAKLRKDREELDNFGEVNLLAIDEYEQVKSRYDFLTSQVSDLNNSIATLQRTIARINRDSRERFAETYNGINGCFQEVFSRMFPGGKAELILTDESDLLETGVDISVRLPGKKVQNISLLSGGEKSMISIALIMAILIYKPAPFLVLDEVDAALDDSNIDTFTVLLQEIAARSQIILITHNKRTMGIADHIYGITMERKGVSTVVSVKMK, from the coding sequence ATGAGATTAACGCGGATAGAGATATTCGGTTTCAAATCATTTAGGGACCGCGTTATTTTTGATTTTCCGGGGGGTATTACCGCAATAGTTGGTCCCAATGGAGCCGGAAAAAGTAATTTCGTTGACGCGCTGCGGTGGGTAATGGGTGAACAGAGAATAAGGTCCTTGCGGGGTAAAAGTATGCAGGATGTGCTTTTTGCTGGGACTGATCAAATGCAACCCTCGAATTTGGCCGAGGTATCCATCATTCTCAATCGCCGTCCCGATTTTTCTTTTCCTTCTCCTTATGAGAGCTGTGATGAAGTAATGATAACGAGACGTCTTTACCGGGATGGAGAAAGTGAATACGAAATAAATCGTGTGTCTTGTCGTTTGTCGGATGTTCGGGAATTTTTCATGGGAACCGGTGTTGGTTCTCGATCGTATGCGGTCATTGAGCAAAATAACATATTTGACCTGGTGGAGGCGCGGCCAGAGGATAGGCGGTATTTCATTGAAGAAGCTGCGGGCATATCCAAGTACAAGAGCCGCAGAGAAGAAGCAATGCGAAAAATGGAAGCAGCGAAGCAGAATCTTCTACGGGTGAATGACGTTCTTAAAGAAGTAAAAACGAATCTAAATTCCCTGAAGCGTCAAGCCAGAAGAGCAGAGCAATTTAGGTCTCTGAAAAATGCAGTCAGGGAGAATGAGATCCTTTTAGCGCGGTATGTAAACGGCGAATTGCTTGCCTCAAAAATGGAGCTGCTGAAGGAGTTGGAGGTTCTGACAGAGAAGGTTGAGGGGCTGGAGATTCAATTGAACCAGATTGAACTTATTAGGGAGGAAGGAAAAATAAAGTTGATAGATCTTGAAGGGCGTCGGGAACTTTTTGAAAAGGATCTCTTCAATTTTAAACATCAAATCGAGTTGAAGGAGAAGGAGATAGAATACTCAGAGAGCAAAATAGAGGAATTGATCAGGGACAGGGAAAGATGGGTCTCTGTCAGTTTGAAGGGAAAGGAGAGACTTGAAATAATTGAAAAAAACATTTTGGAATGGAACGAACGTATCGCCAATATCGAGATGGAACTTTCTATGAAGAGAAAAAACATTGAAAAGTTGGAGTATGAAGTTAGAAAGTGGCGTGAAGAGGAATGGAAGATTAGGAAGATGATCGATGAGAAGAAGAAACAGTACGTTGATATAGTAGCGGAAAGAGCGAGATTGAAGAATATGATTTTAATGTTTAACCGTACACTTGATGAAATGGAAAAGAGGCTAAATAGGGAGAAAGAAGAATTATCCAAACACGATCTTCAGTTGCAAGAGTTGAAAAAGAAGGAAAGTGCAATTCTAAAAGAATTGCAGGATTGGGAGAAGCGTGTTCTTGAGTTACAGAGCATGAAAGATGAAACATCTGAAAAAGAGAAAGATTTAAAAACAGTCACCGAAAAGCTTGATTTAATACTGGCTGAACTGAAAGATGAATTCGGTCATAAATCCACGCGGCTTAATTCTTTGAGGGAGTTTCATGATAGTTACGCATGGTGCAACGAAGCTACGCGTAATCTTCTAAAGATTAATAATCAGGAGTCCTCGTTGTGCTTTTTAGGATTGGTTGCAGATTTTATATCTGTACCACCTCCATATGAAAGGGCTGTGGAGGCTGTGTTAGGTGAAAAACTTGGATATGTTATTGTTAAAAACCCCGAGGATGGGGTTTCTGCTATTGAGTTATTGAAAAGACAGGCCTTAGGGAGAACTACATTTGTTCCTCTGGAGTTGAGGATTAGAAAAAGTGTAGATCAATCTTCTGAATGTCTGGAAGGTGTTGTGAAACTAATTAACTTCGTGGATGTTAGGGAAGAGTTTAGGCCTGTAGTGGAGTTTTTACTCGGCGATGTTATTTTGATACCTGATCTGAGGTCAGGTCTTAACCTTTGGAGGCAGAACGGTTTTCGTGGAACTTTTGTAACACCAGATGGGGACTTAATCACATCCAGTGGGCTTCTGAGTGGAGGTAGTGCTGGAGCAAATGAGCGGTATCCGCTTAAGGACAGAAGGGAAATGCGCGAACTGGAGTTATCTGTCCAAGATTTGAGGGCAACAATTGATAGTCTTACAGAAAAACGCCGATTGATCAAAGAAGAACAGGATAACTGCCATGTTACTTTAGCCAGGATTTCAGAGGAATTGCATGGGATTGAGATTAAGTGCAGCGGTCTTCGAAAGGATCTGGAAAAGGTTCATGAGGACCTTAGGAGAGCAGAGAGGGCACAGCTTGTTGGTAGGCTTAATGTGGAGCAGTTACTTCAGGATAAGATGGGATACGTTGATCAAAAGAAAAATGCTGAAGGTCATCTTGCTAAGATTCAAGAAGAAGTGGAATTCTTCGATGGCGAGCTAACTTCCATGGAATCACACTTGGATGAGATTGTGAGAACTATCCATGATAATGAGAGGAATTTGACTGAGGAAAAGGTTCAGTTAGTAAAAATTGAAGGAAACTTGAAAACGGCTATCAGAGAGAGGGAGTTACAGCTTAGAGACAAGAAGAAGATCCTTGAAAGTGTTTCCGAGGGTGAAAAGCAGATGATTTATCTGGATGAGAGGATATCGGAAATAAAAAGGAAAATAGCCGAAGACAAAAAGTTTATTGTAGAAACTCATGCTAGTTATTTAAATGCTGAGAAGAATCTGCAGTTACTTTTGGAGGAACTCAATGAACTCCGGGGGAAGCAAAATGATCTCGAGCAGGAGATCAAATCTATAAGGGCAAAGAGGGATGAAAAAACTGAAGAGTTGAGAAATGTGAAGGTAGAATTGGACCGAATTAAGAGTCAGTCCGATGCCCTGAGGCGGATGATAGGGGATAAGTACGGCGTAGACATTTCAAAGGATGATCGAATTGTTTCTCTTGAGTCAGAAGAAGTAGAAAGGATAGAGGCTAAATTGAGGAAGGACAGAGAAGAATTGGATAATTTTGGAGAAGTAAATCTCCTTGCCATAGATGAATACGAGCAGGTTAAATCGAGGTACGACTTTCTCACATCTCAGGTTTCTGATTTAAATAATTCTATCGCTACCTTGCAGAGGACAATTGCTCGGATCAATAGAGACTCCAGGGAAAGGTTTGCGGAAACATATAACGGTATCAATGGGTGTTTCCAAGAGGTGTTTTCCCGAATGTTTCCGGGAGGTAAGGCAGAATTGATACTTACGGATGAGAGTGATCTTCTTGAGACAGGTGTGGATATAAGTGTCCGCCTGCCCGGGAAAAAGGTTCAAAATATTTCGCTACTTTCCGGCGGTGAGAAATCAATGATCTCCATTGCGCTGATCATGGCTATTTTGATTTACAAACCGGCTCCTTTTCTTGTTCTCGACGAAGTAGATGCTGCACTCGACGATTCAAACATTGATACCTTCACTGTTTTACTTCAAGAAATAGCCGCGAGATCGCAGATAATATTAATTACACATAATAAGAGAACGATGGGTATAGCTGATCATATTTACGGCATTACAATGGAAAGGAAGGGTGTATCCACTGTTGTTTCAGTAAAAATGAAGTAA
- a CDS encoding isoprenylcysteine carboxylmethyltransferase family protein: MNFIYRIVTGENRLRKILTPIFASFFLLGIVLLILIAFKTDEFFHISGPLHYPWSVVVSIPLLFIGVLLWGWSVLQFFKVGGTPVPINPPDVLVDTGPYAYTRNPMLSGVYLILFGVGFITESPSLVFLYAPLFVVLSIVHFKLIEEPELEKRFGEAYIEYKRRTPMIIPDVILNWRGKKKLRC; this comes from the coding sequence GTGAATTTTATTTACCGTATAGTCACGGGTGAGAATCGGTTGCGCAAAATTTTAACCCCGATATTCGCGAGTTTCTTTCTTTTAGGGATTGTTCTTCTTATACTCATTGCATTTAAAACCGATGAATTTTTCCATATTTCGGGACCCTTACACTACCCCTGGAGTGTCGTTGTCTCTATTCCACTGCTATTTATAGGTGTGTTGTTGTGGGGATGGTCGGTTCTTCAGTTTTTTAAAGTCGGGGGAACCCCCGTACCTATTAATCCACCGGATGTGCTTGTTGATACCGGTCCGTATGCTTACACGAGAAACCCAATGCTCTCAGGTGTATATCTTATTCTCTTTGGTGTTGGTTTTATTACGGAATCACCATCACTTGTTTTTCTATATGCACCCCTCTTTGTGGTATTGAGCATCGTGCATTTTAAACTTATCGAAGAGCCTGAGTTGGAGAAACGCTTTGGTGAGGCGTATATTGAGTACAAGAGAAGAACTCCAATGATTATACCTGATGTAATCCTAAACTGGAGGGGAAAGAAAAAACTTAGATGTTAA